One genomic window of Cygnus olor isolate bCygOlo1 chromosome 3, bCygOlo1.pri.v2, whole genome shotgun sequence includes the following:
- the TMEM200A gene encoding transmembrane protein 200A gives MIATGGVITGLAALKRQDSARSQQHINLATAPASEEKKPVRRRPRADVVIVRGKIRLYSPSGFFLVLGVLIAFLGIAMAILGYWPQKEQLLGSEDKLSVNETEVLRNQGSILLRFFEQHVHSDKMKMLGPFTMGIGIFIFICANAILHENRDKETKIIHMRDIYSTVIDIHTLRIKEQKQLSGAFAGLLGEGELGHSGSSCASRLAANTIAPFSGFKSNFRMDSSAEEEEIPLNEDRTTASLLPPLLTDQSGSVFGLYPHSSKASDDKNTSSIKCETKSIVSSSISAFTLPVIKLNNCVIDEPSIDNITEDSEVTKSWSRNLSMDSLAIPLTDTKESCKPAAAMLSRHNSFVDTPHDQFKSSMTIGPSTGKLLSPGAARKQFGSNTSLHLLSSHSKSLDLDRGPSTLTVQAEQRKHPSWPRLDRSNSKGYMKLENKEDPMDRLLVPQAVVKKDFTNKEKLLMISRSHNNLSFEHDEFLSNNLKRGTSETRF, from the coding sequence ATGATAGCAACCGGCGGAGTCATAACAGGACTGGCTGCCTTGAAAAGGCAAGACTCTGCCAGATCTCAGCAACATATAAATCTTGCCACAGCACCAGCTTCTGAGGAGAAGAAACCAGTTAGACGCCGGCCCAGGGCAGATGTAGTCATTGTCAGGGGCAAAATCCGACTCTATTCTCCATCGGGGTTCTTCCTTGTTTTGGGAGTGCTTATCGCATTCTTGGGAATTGCAATGGCCATTCTTGGATACTGGCCCCAGAAGGAACAGCTTTTAGGATCTGAAGATAAACTATCAGTAAATGAAACTGAGGTCCTAAGAAACCAAGGAAGCATTTTACTTCGTTTCTTTGAACAGCATGTGCACTCAGATAAGATGAAAATGTTGGGCCCTTTTACTATGGGCATTGGaatcttcatttttatctgcGCAAATGCCATTCTACACGAAAACCgtgacaaagaaacaaaaatcatacACATGAGAGACATATACTCCACTGTAATAGACATCCACACCCTGAGGATCAAGGAACAAAAGCAGCTGAGTGGTGCCTTTGCTGGCTTGTTGGGGGAAGGAGAACTTGGGCATAGTGGGAGTTCATGTGCATCACGGCTGGCTGCAAACACGATTGCACCTTTCTCTGGCTTCAAGAGTAATTTTAGAATGGATAGTTCTGCTGAAGAAGAGGAGATCCCCCTAAATGAAGATAGGACCACTGCTAGCCTCCTACCACCTCTGCTGACTGACCAATCTGGTTCAGTCTTTGGACTTTACCCTCATTCCAGTAAGGCTTCAGATGACAAAAACACTAGTTCTATAAAGTGTGAAACAAAGTCCATTGTATCATCTTCTATTAGTGCTTTCACACTGCCAGTAATTAAACTAAATAACTGTGTTATTGATGAGCCCAGTATAGACAACATAACCGAGGACTCAGAGGTCACAAAGAGTTGGTCCAGAAATCTGTCGATGGACTCTCTGGCCATTCCATTAACTGACACCAAGGAATCCTGCAAACCAGCTGCGGCCATGCTATCACGGCATAATTCATTTGTGGACACTCCACATGATCAGTTCAAATCTTCTATGACCATCGGACCAAGTACAGGAAAGCTTTTATCCCCTGGTGCTGCCAGGAAACAGTTTGGGTCCAACACATCTTTGCATCTTCTGTCTTCACATTCAAAGTCCCTGGATTTGGACAGGGGTCCATCTACACTCACTGTCCAAGCTGAACAAAGGAAACATCCCAGCTGGCCCAGACTGGATCGGAGCAACAGTAAAGGATATATGAAACTAGAAAACAAAGAGGACCCGATGGACAGGTTACTTGTGCCACAAGCAGTGGTCAAAAAAGACTTTACCaataaagaaaagcttcttATGATATCGAGATCTCATAATAATTTGAGTTTTGAACATGATGAGTTTTTGAGTAACAACCTAAAGCGGGGAACTTCAGAAACaaggttttaa